Genomic segment of Arachis hypogaea cultivar Tifrunner chromosome 16, arahy.Tifrunner.gnm2.J5K5, whole genome shotgun sequence:
TGTTCTTGAAGGACGCAAGGTGATTGAGAAATGCTTGTTATGGAAAATAGGCTCTGGTGCTAATGTCCGCATCTTCCATGATCCCTGGCTCCCACCATCATTACCCTTTAATGTCCCTCAAGCTGTAGTGACAATCCCACCGAATCTGCAAGTGTATTATGTTAGTGCACTACTAAATCCTGATAGAAGTTGGAACAGAAACTTGATTGAGTCAATTTTTTCAGTTGATATATGCAATACAATTTTTTCCATCAAACCAACATACGAGGAGGATGAAGTTAATTGGTATTGGACAAAATCTGGTATATACGAAGTTGGGTCAGGATACAAAGTTGCTTATGAGTTCTTTCATTCTCCTACTTCATTGATGTCTCAGAACATAGAGAACAACAGAGTATAGAATAGAACTTGGGAATTGAAATTACCTcgtaaaatta
This window contains:
- the LOC140180147 gene encoding uncharacterized protein; its protein translation is MTRPKKYGGLGIKDLRAEIGSIPSWGWRSVLEGRKVIEKCLLWKIGSGANVRIFHDPWLPPSLPFNVPQAVVTIPPNLQVYYVSALLNPDRSWNRNLIESIFSVDICNTIFSIKPTYEEDEVNWYWTKSGIYEVGSGYKVAYEFFHSPTSLMSQNIENNRV